One window of Halopseudomonas maritima genomic DNA carries:
- a CDS encoding methyl-accepting chemotaxis protein, translating into MVKFASDITAQVERRHAESAAAKLAFDIAAETDSSARNGADTVDQTVNVVRSIAQELAQVADSIGALSAQSERINSIVQVIRGIAEQTNLLALNAAIEAARAGEQGRGFAVVADEVRNLAARTAQATVEINDVVQQNMELAQQAVSGMSGGREKAEQGVELANRAGEVMLEIRDEAQRVVDAIGQFADAIED; encoded by the coding sequence GTGGTGAAATTTGCCAGCGATATCACCGCACAGGTCGAGCGCCGGCACGCCGAGTCCGCCGCAGCAAAACTGGCCTTCGACATCGCCGCCGAGACAGATAGCAGCGCCCGCAATGGCGCAGACACCGTCGATCAGACCGTCAACGTGGTGCGCAGCATCGCACAGGAGCTGGCACAGGTAGCAGACAGCATCGGCGCTTTGAGCGCCCAGTCTGAGCGCATCAACAGCATCGTGCAGGTGATTCGCGGCATCGCCGAGCAGACCAACTTGCTGGCCCTGAACGCTGCCATCGAGGCGGCACGCGCCGGCGAGCAAGGGCGTGGTTTTGCCGTAGTTGCCGACGAGGTGCGCAACCTCGCGGCGCGCACAGCGCAGGCCACGGTTGAGATCAACGACGTGGTGCAGCAAAACATGGAGCTGGCCCAGCAGGCAGTCAGCGGCATGAGCGGCGGGCGAGAGAAGGCCGAACAGGGAGTGGAGCTGGCCAATCGCGCCGGGGAAGTCATGCTGGAGATTCGCGACGAGGCGCAGCGCGTGGTTGATGCCATCGGCCAGTTTGCCGACGCCATTGAAGACTGA